TTCCCTGCCCTTTTCCAGGCCTGCCTTTTCCCTCCCAACTCTTGACTCTGCAGCTCTTGGGGTGAAGCGCTGTTCCTGACACTCCAGACAGTTACCATCTGCTTCCTGGTCATGCACTACAGAGGAGAGAGCGTGAAAGGTGCCGGGGATTGGCTGGAGAGCAGGCATTGTGTCTTGGGAACTTTGTTGGGGGCTCAGGAGGTTCAAGAGGGCTCCTTGTCTTCCTGACCCCCAGGAGTTGCTTTCCTTGCCTGCTACGCCATGGTCCTGCTGGTCCTGCTCTCCCCACTCGTGCCTCTGGTTGTAGTCACCCTGCTCCAGGCCTCCAATGTTCCTGCAGTGGTGGTGGGGAAGGTGAGTACTCAGAAGCAAAGGGATGTGTGTGCAGTGGTGTAGAGAGAGGGACACCTCCAAGTATGGAGGCTAGTGAGGCATAGTGACAGGTCAAGGAGAAGGCTCAGATGTGAGAACCAAAAAGTATCAATTTCTCCCCTAGTTGCTCCAGGCAGCCACTAACTACGGCAACGGGCACACAGGCCAGCTTTCAGCTGTTACAGTCTTTATGCTCTTTGGGGGTTCACTGGCCCGAATCTTCACTTCTGTTCAGGTGAGTGCCCTTTCTGCCCTCTAGAGGGCGCCAGAACCTCGTTCTCAGCTGAGTGGTAAGCTACCTGCCTTAGAACCCTTCTAGATCTGTGCTGTCTCTCCTAACAGGAAACTGGAGACCCCCTCATGGCTGGAGTCTTTgtggtctcttctctctgcaaTGGCCTCATTGCTGCCCAGGTCCTCTTCTACTGGAATGCAAAGGCTCCCCACAAACAGAAAAAGGAGCAATAGAGCTGAGCTAGCTTCTAGAATCCTTCCATTTCCACTCATCTACTGGTGCAAGTTAATCTTCCTCCATTCCTAACTACAGCCTCCTGAGCCAGGGCTGTGGGAATAGCAAAGCTTGTACGAGTCCTGCATTCACTC
The nucleotide sequence above comes from Arvicanthis niloticus isolate mArvNil1 chromosome 6, mArvNil1.pat.X, whole genome shotgun sequence. Encoded proteins:
- the Mpdu1 gene encoding mannose-P-dolichol utilization defect 1 protein isoform X2 — encoded protein: MAGEADGPFKGVLVPILLPEKCYDQLFVQWDLLHVPCLKILLSKGLGLGIVAGSLLVKLPQIFKLLRAKSAEGLSLQSVMLELVALTGTVVYSITNNFPFSSWGEALFLTLQTVTICFLVMHYRGESVKGVAFLACYAMVLLVLLSPLVPLVVVTLLQASNVPAVVVGKLLQAATNYGNGHTGQLSAVTVFMLFGGSLARIFTSVQETGDPLMAGVFVVSSLCNGLIAAQVLFYWNAKAPHKQKKEQ
- the Mpdu1 gene encoding mannose-P-dolichol utilization defect 1 protein isoform X1; the encoded protein is MAGEADGPFKGVLVPILLPEKCYDQLFVQWDLLHGASLLPFSLSSVPCLKILLSKGLGLGIVAGSLLVKLPQIFKLLRAKSAEGLSLQSVMLELVALTGTVVYSITNNFPFSSWGEALFLTLQTVTICFLVMHYRGESVKGVAFLACYAMVLLVLLSPLVPLVVVTLLQASNVPAVVVGKLLQAATNYGNGHTGQLSAVTVFMLFGGSLARIFTSVQETGDPLMAGVFVVSSLCNGLIAAQVLFYWNAKAPHKQKKEQ
- the Mpdu1 gene encoding mannose-P-dolichol utilization defect 1 protein isoform X3; translated protein: MHYRGESVKGVAFLACYAMVLLVLLSPLVPLVVVTLLQASNVPAVVVGKLLQAATNYGNGHTGQLSAVTVFMLFGGSLARIFTSVQETGDPLMAGVFVVSSLCNGLIAAQVLFYWNAKAPHKQKKEQ